The sequence TGAGCCGAGGCGACGACAAGGACCGCCGAAAGATCCAGGCCCTCAAGGACCAGCACAAGCTGAGCTACCCGATCCTCCTCGACACCGAGTACGAGGTTGCCACCCGGGTGTATGGCCTGTCGGGCCCCATTCCCCTGAAGGTCATCATCGACTGCCAGGGACGGATCCGGTACTCCCACGTGGGTGACTACGCCGACGGCGTCAGCGAGGTACCCTTCGTGCTCGACGAACTGCTGGCCGATCCCGCCTGCAAGCGGTGAGACGAGACCTCCTACCGCTGCTCCTCGCAGGGCTCGCCGGGCTGTGCCTGGCGGGCCCTGACGTGTCTCTCCTGTGGGTCTCCGGGGGGGCCGAGGCCGCCGTGCGAACCCTGCCCCGCCGGTCGCCGTCGGGATCGCCGGCAGTAACCGACGCCCTCGCCGCCCCCACCGAAGCCGGGCGAGTGCAGGCTCTCCTCGCCGTGATGGGGGGAGACGACCTCCCCGCGGCCCTGGAAGCCATGGAGATGCTCGCCTCCATGGGCCCCCCCGTCGTCCCGCGCCTGGTCTCGGAAATGCGCCACACGCGCAACAACTGGCTCGTGGGAGGAGCCCTGGTGGCCATGGGCTCCCAGGCGGTGGGACCCATGATCGAGCTCCTGGACAACGCCACCGAGGCCACGGTCGTGGACTGCCTCTACCTCCTGGGGGAGATCCAGGACCGCAGGGCGGTTCCCACCCTCGTTCGATACCTGGACGACCGGCGAGACAAGGTGCGGATGCACGCCGTAACGGCGCTCCTCCAGATCGGCGGGCCTCGCGCCGTGGAGGCGGTGCTCTCGCGGCTGACCCGGGAGGGCAAGGGGCTCGAGAGCTTCATCGTCGAGAGCCTCCTGCGTTACGGCAGGAAGAGCGTGGAGCCGGTGCTCCAGAGCCTCCTGAGCGACGACCCCCGAGTGCGGCGGGAGGCGGCCTACCTCCTCGGGGGCCTGGGGGACCTGCGGGCGGTGGACCCGCTGCTCCGGACCCTCGGAGACCCCGACCCCCGGGTCCGCCGCAATGCGGCCTACGCACTGGGTGAGCTCGGCACCGCAGTCTCGGAGCCCCAGGGCATCGTCATCGCCCTGAGCCTGAGGCTCGCGGACGAATCGCCGGAGGTGGCCGACTCGGCGCGCGCCGCCCTGGTGCGGTACGGGCCCCGGGCCGTCGAGACGCTGATCGAGCGCGCCCGCACCGGCGGGGAGGACGAAAAGCTGGCGTGTCTCAACGCCCTGCGGGAGATCGGGAGCCCGGAGGGCGAAGCGGTCATGATCGAGCTCTTGCGCCACCCCCAGCGCCGGATTCGGATTGCGGCCGCAGCCGGTCTCATCACCTCTGGAACGGGCCGGGCCGTGGAGGCCCTGCTCGACGCTCTTCGCGACGACGACCTGCGCTGGTTCGCGACCCTCGCCTTGGAGAAGGTGGGCGGCGAGAATCCCGACCTCTTCTTCTCCGCCCGCCCCAACGACCCCACCATGAGCCTGCGAACCCAGATCCTCGTGAGGCTGGGCCCGGCGGTGATCCCCGCCCTGCGCGAGCATCTGCGTGACGAGAGCGTAGGCCGGCGAGCAGCGGCCCTCTGGATCCTGGGAGAGATCGGAGATCCCTCCGCCGCGCCGGACGTGCTGGGGCACCTGATCGACCCCCACCTGGGGTGGCTCGCCGGACGAGCGCTCCACAAGCTCGGGCAGCCCGGGCTCGAGGCCCTCGTACGGTATACCCAGGCACCCCCTTCGGAACCCGGTGCCCACCAGGCGGTGGAGGCACTCGCCCTCTTCGACGACGCGCGAGCATGGGACGCCCTGGAAGCAGCGGTGGGGGGGGGGTTGCCCCGAGCCGCCCGCGTGCGCTCGGCCGTGCTCGTATCCTTGTCCGGCGACCCGGCCCGGGTGGACCGCCTGCGGGCGTACCTCGACGGACCGGGGCAGGGGCTCTGGCCCGACGTGGAAGCCGCCCTCCGGGCCGAGGGCCAGGTGCGATAAGCCCCCGCGGAACGTGCGCCATGCGCGCCGCGCGCGACGCGTTGCGTTGGTTTTCCCGCCTGTGCTACCGTAACCGCCGGCACTCGGGGCCGTCTCCGGCCCTCGTCTTCGCCGTGGCCGGGAAACATGACCCAGACCAAGTGCATCCGCGTGCTCATCGCCGAGGACCAGCGTCTCCTGCGCCAGTGTTTCCAGGAAGTCCTGGACCTGGACGCGGAGATCGAGGTCGTGGGCGCGGCGTCGGACGGCCTGGAGGCCCTGGTCCTGGCCGAGAAGTACCAGCCCCACGTGATCCTCATGGATCTGGCCATGCCCAACCTCGACGGCATCAGCGCCACGGGGCTGATCCACGAGCGCCTGCCGGGCGCCAAGGTCCTGATGCTCTCCCTCCACGACACCCCCACGCAGGTGGGCAAGGCCGTAAAGGCGGGGATCGCCGGATATGTCCTCAAGGACGTGGATCTGGCAGAGCTCGTTCGCATCATCAAGGCCGTGCACCGGGGAGAGGAGATCCACTCCCCGTTCCTCGCGGACCAGAAGCTCCACGCCGCCACCGACCGAAGGCGCTACGGTCTCTCGTCCCGGGAGCTCCAGGTGCTCAAGCTCCTGGTGCAGGGGTTGAACAACGCCGAGATCGCAGAGGATCTCTGCGTCTCCGAGCAGACCGTGAAGAAGGAGCTCGTGAGCCTCTTCGAGAAGCTCGACGTGAAGAACCGCACCCAGGCAGCGGTCAAGGGGGTCCAGATCGGCCTGGCCGAGCCCCTGGGCTGACGCGGTCCACCCAGAGCGCTTCGCCCTCCCCTCTCCTTCGAGACACGAAAGGCTCCCATGGTCCTCGCCGTCGCCGGGAGCGGCAGAAGAGACGCCAACTCCGCCCGACTTCTCGCCGAGGCCCTCGCCGGATACGGCGCGGGCGGCAGCAAGGCGACAGAAGCCCTCACCCTGGCGGACCTCTCCTTCCGCGGCTGCATCGGGTGCCGCGCCTGCCGGGAGTCCGCCGATGCCTGCGTGCTGCTCGACGACCTCACCCCGGTCCTCGAGGCCACGGGGCGAGCCGACGCCCTCGTGCTCGCGGCCCCCATCTACTATGGCTACCCCTCGGGGCTGTTCAAGTCGTACCTCGATCGCTGGTATGGCTTTCGCGACGGCAACCGGGCGCTGCGGATGCGGGAGGGGCGCCCCGCCCTGCTCATCCTCACCCAGGGCCACCCCGACCCGGGAGCCTACGCCTGGACCCGGGAGAGCTTGGAGAAGGTGCTCACCGCCTACGGGCTGCGGGCGACGACCCTCGTGGGGGCCGGCCTGGAGGGCGCCCAGGACGCGACCCAACGGCCCGAGCTCATGGCCCGGGCGCGGGAGATGGGAGCCGCCCTGCGCGGGTGACTTCGCGGCACACCCGGCCCCGTCGGCCGGCGCCCGCCCCCCGGGCGACCCGGTGGGCGAGAATCCTCGGGCGAAAGCGACGGCTCGTGGAAGGGAACACCCTGAGGAGGCAGGACCGATGGAGGGATACCCCGTCACCGCCCGGATCGAGGTCCGCTGGCGCGACGTCGACGCGATGGGGCACGTGAACAACGCCGTGTACTTCACCTACCTGGAGATCGCCCGGGCCCGCTACTGGGAGGCGGCCTTCCAGGCCCGCACCATCCAGGACATCAACTTCATCGTCGCTTCGATCCAGTGCGACTTCCTCGCCCCCACCCGCTACGGAGCGGAGGTGGAGGTGGGCATCCGGATCCCATCGGTGGGCCGCACGAGCTTCGAGTTCGCGTACGAGGCCCGGGCCGAGGGCGGCCGCCCCGTGGCCCGCGCCCGCAGCACCCAGGTGCTCTACGACTACGCCGCCGACCGCAAAATCCCCCTGACCGACGCCTGGATCGACCGGGTCGCCTCCCTGGAGGGCCGACAGCCGCAGCGGCGGTGAGGGGAAGGGGTGCGCCCCAACCTCGGAATCGGTATCGCTATCGGAGCCCAGTCCGATTTCGATTCCGATCCCGATCCCGATTCCGACCGGAGACTTCCTCAGCGCAGCAGCGCCGGGAGGAACGTGGCCGTGGCGGGAAACGCCATCATGATCCCGATGCAGGCGGCGAACGAGAACAGGAAGTACGACACTCCCCGAAAAACGGTGGTCATCGGCACATCCCGCGACATGGCCGCCACTACGAAGGCGTTGACTCCCACCGGGGGGGTGACGGCCCCCATGGTGGTGACCACCGTGATGACCACCGAAAACCACAGGGGGTCGTACCCGAGCTTCACGGCCACCGGGTAGAAGATCGGGAGCATGATCATAAGGAGCCCCAGGGCGTCCATGATCGCCCCGCCCACGGCGAAGATCAGGAGCATCAGGACGAGGATCACCCCGCGGTGAATGGGCAGGCCGGTAATCCACTCGGCCGCTTCGAAGGGGATGCGGGTGATGGTGAGGAAGCGTCCGAAGATTACCGCCCCCGCCACGATGACGAGGATCATGCACGACATGCGGATGCTGTCGTCCACCGCCCCGAGGAATTTCTTCCACGTCAGGTGGCGGCCGGCGAGGCTGATGACGAGGGCGAAGAAGGCCGCGGCGGCCCCCGCCTCGGTGGGCGTGAACCAGCCCGCGAAGAGCCCCCCCATGATCAGGGCAAACAGGAGCAGCATCTCCACGGAGCCGGGGAGGCTTGCGAGCTTCTCCTTCCAGCTCGTCCTCGGGCCCCGGGGGCCCGCGCCGGGCTGGATGCGGCACACGACCCACACCGTCGCGACAAACAGGCCGGTGAGGATCAGCCCCGGGATGAACGCTGCGAAGAAC comes from Thermodesulfobacteriota bacterium and encodes:
- a CDS encoding thioesterase family protein, giving the protein MEGYPVTARIEVRWRDVDAMGHVNNAVYFTYLEIARARYWEAAFQARTIQDINFIVASIQCDFLAPTRYGAEVEVGIRIPSVGRTSFEFAYEARAEGGRPVARARSTQVLYDYAADRKIPLTDAWIDRVASLEGRQPQRR
- a CDS encoding TRAP transporter large permease; protein product: MDPVSVGLAGIAALMAVIFLFRMPVGFAMALVGYLGFAVVVNPRAALNMAGSSLWQTFSSYGLTVIPLFILMGNICFAAGLSERIYRAAYTWLGHIRGGVAMATVMACAGFAAICGSNAATAATMSTVALPEMRRFGYDNALSTGSVACGATLGVVIPPSVVLILIGLSTGDSIARLFFAAFIPGLILTGLFVATVWVVCRIQPGAGPRGPRTSWKEKLASLPGSVEMLLLFALIMGGLFAGWFTPTEAGAAAAFFALVISLAGRHLTWKKFLGAVDDSIRMSCMILVIVAGAVIFGRFLTITRIPFEAAEWITGLPIHRGVILVLMLLIFAVGGAIMDALGLLMIMLPIFYPVAVKLGYDPLWFSVVITVVTTMGAVTPPVGVNAFVVAAMSRDVPMTTVFRGVSYFLFSFAACIGIMMAFPATATFLPALLR
- a CDS encoding flavodoxin family protein, translated to MVLAVAGSGRRDANSARLLAEALAGYGAGGSKATEALTLADLSFRGCIGCRACRESADACVLLDDLTPVLEATGRADALVLAAPIYYGYPSGLFKSYLDRWYGFRDGNRALRMREGRPALLILTQGHPDPGAYAWTRESLEKVLTAYGLRATTLVGAGLEGAQDATQRPELMARAREMGAALRG
- a CDS encoding response regulator transcription factor, with the translated sequence MTQTKCIRVLIAEDQRLLRQCFQEVLDLDAEIEVVGAASDGLEALVLAEKYQPHVILMDLAMPNLDGISATGLIHERLPGAKVLMLSLHDTPTQVGKAVKAGIAGYVLKDVDLAELVRIIKAVHRGEEIHSPFLADQKLHAATDRRRYGLSSRELQVLKLLVQGLNNAEIAEDLCVSEQTVKKELVSLFEKLDVKNRTQAAVKGVQIGLAEPLG
- a CDS encoding HEAT repeat domain-containing protein, with amino-acid sequence MRRDLLPLLLAGLAGLCLAGPDVSLLWVSGGAEAAVRTLPRRSPSGSPAVTDALAAPTEAGRVQALLAVMGGDDLPAALEAMEMLASMGPPVVPRLVSEMRHTRNNWLVGGALVAMGSQAVGPMIELLDNATEATVVDCLYLLGEIQDRRAVPTLVRYLDDRRDKVRMHAVTALLQIGGPRAVEAVLSRLTREGKGLESFIVESLLRYGRKSVEPVLQSLLSDDPRVRREAAYLLGGLGDLRAVDPLLRTLGDPDPRVRRNAAYALGELGTAVSEPQGIVIALSLRLADESPEVADSARAALVRYGPRAVETLIERARTGGEDEKLACLNALREIGSPEGEAVMIELLRHPQRRIRIAAAAGLITSGTGRAVEALLDALRDDDLRWFATLALEKVGGENPDLFFSARPNDPTMSLRTQILVRLGPAVIPALREHLRDESVGRRAAALWILGEIGDPSAAPDVLGHLIDPHLGWLAGRALHKLGQPGLEALVRYTQAPPSEPGAHQAVEALALFDDARAWDALEAAVGGGLPRAARVRSAVLVSLSGDPARVDRLRAYLDGPGQGLWPDVEAALRAEGQVR